Part of the SAR324 cluster bacterium genome, GTACATTACGGATCTCTTCTTCATAATGCGGAAGAGACCTGGAATTCAGTCCATATTTTTTAACGATAAACGAGGCTCCCATCAGCGCGACGGGTTCCATCAACGGGTGAATCACTTTGGGAATAGAACGTGGCAAGCTTTCACGAAGCGCTTTGGTGTTGTTGAGCATGGCATGAGTGACCAGTGCTCTTCCGGCCGCCAGTGCTGTTTCACTTTTCTGGTTCCAGTTCAACATGGCCTGTTCTCCACCTTGTGGAAACAGCGAGGTTCCAGAACCATACCATTCGCTGTGTTTTGCGATATCAAAAGAGTCCGTCAGCACTTTCCCGTTCGTGATCAACACGGGAACTGTCGCTTTTCCTGTTAAATTCTTTCTGATGGTGCGCAGCATGACTTCGCCCAGCATGGGAACGTATTCCCTTTCCTTGTAACGAATGTTGTGATGATCCAGTGCCCATCGTGCTTTTTCGGACCAGGGCGAATATGAAATGGCAATCAATGTATTTGACATCTTGGTGAAGCCTTCTCTTGTATCTAAAAAATAGAATTTGTTACGAAATATGGATTTTGAATGATCCCGAAGGAACAGACACTGTTCTCCAAACCAAACACTCTATTATTTCAAAAACGGAAAGCAATCAAATGAGCAAGTGTATTCTTTGGTATAATCCACGTTGCGGTAAATCATGATAGGATCTTTACCGGGAGTGGTCACTTTTTGAGCCACAAAACGTAGATGTGATTCTGTGTGTTTGCCCTGATCCCCGGCAAATACACAGGACGTCCAATATTGATCCGACTGTTCCTATTCAAAATTGAACGGTGAACATTAATACATTTTCCCATAATGCTACATTAGTGGGTTTGAGAATCTATGAAATACCCTGTGTAAAGGGGAAATTTAATTCAACAATTTCAGTAAAAATTTTACATGCTCAAAAAAAAATGTAATTCCTCTTGACATCCGGAACCTATTTTTGCCATAAGCCAATTTGCAGGAACGATTCCTATTCTCTCATGAAAGATGAATCGTGCAATGCGTGTATTGTTCCAAGCATTCATCTTTTTAAGGTATTTGTGAAAAACCTGTTATTCAGCTTTTTAACTGGACTTGTGAAAGCACGCATCCTCAATTTTTCATTCATTCATTCATTCATTCATTCATTCATTCATTCATTCATTCATTCATTCATTCATTCATTCATTCATTCATTCATTCATTCATTCACCTGAGAATTCCTTCGTTTCTCTGGGTTCCAGCCTGTAAAAAATACCATTCACAATCTCTTCTGATTTTTTTCAGCGTATTAGTTTTTTTGTTGCTGGAAAATGCCTGCGTTTATGGCAAGGGTCCTGGCGATCAAACCATTGATAAAACCGGCACCACCCGTTTGATGGCCGCGGCTTACGGTAACAACCCCACGTTAGTGAATCAATACATCAAGGCGGGAGCCAAACTGGATCTACAGGATAAAGACGGTTGGACTGCGCTCATGTATGCCGCTCAGGAAGGCCATGCGGAGATGGTCAAGCTTCTGCTGGACAAAGGCGCGGACGCCAAAATCAAAACCAAACAGGGTTTCACCGCCCTGGATATTGCCAGGAACCGTCAGCATCAGTCCATTATTGATTTGTTGTCGCCTCCACCAGTAGTGGCAGCCCCATCCACACCCGTGAGTCCTCAGACATCATTGGCGCAACCGATGGAATTCCCCCAGACCACGGAAGCACCTTGCATTCCCGAGGAGATTGAACGGCTACGACAATCTGGCATGAAAATCACGCAAATTGCCCGTCATTGCGGATTCACCCCGGATTCATCCCGTTCTGCGGCGGATGCGGTCCGTGGAACTCCCGTGGCATCCACCGAGACGTTTTCCACCCCGGTTACGAATCCATCGAAAACGGCATCCACCGAAACGTTTTCCACCCCGGTCACGAGTCCATTGGAAAATGAAGCCGTGCCTGATGAGCCGAGACCGTCAAGCCGTGTTACCTCCACGTATAGCCGCCATCGGCTCAGTGTTGGTCTGGGGCTTGTCAAGGGGGGATATGAGGATGCCAATATTTCTTCACCTGGATGGTTCGACGCCTCCGGGACCGGCTGGGCCATGGAATTGCTGAACTACGAATATTTTTTTAATCCACATTGGAATGTTGGAATACAATGGGCTAAGTCGTTCACCGTTTTTCAATCCTTTGGCAGTTACTCGATTGAATTTTCGGAATCCATCCGGGCTGTGAGCCTTGGATATGGCTGGTATCAGGGACGTATGCTGATCAATCCTCGCTTTGTTTTTGGATTAGGAACCAGTTCCCTACGAATCAAAAACAGTGGCGGAAGCACACTGGCGAAATATGAGGGAGACGCCGCGCTTAACGGTATTGAGCTTCCTGTCTATTTTGAGGGGAACTCGGTTTTACACACTGGACTAGAGATAGGTCTTTATGAAAGTGGAACGAATTTCGAATCGGGCAATACAACTGGAAAAGCACGGGTTAGGCTGGCGGTATTGTTTCTTATTGGCGCTCATTTTTAGTTTTTGGGGCTGTGCTGTCCCGGAAAAGAAGGTCGGTTGGATGTTAAGATTGTGATTTTAGATACCTGGTGAGTACGTGAACGCTCCGGCGTCTCATCAGTTCCTTCAACGAAACTGGAGCATAACCTCTTAAAAAAGAGGACACATGAATCACATAATAAAACCCTTAGCGGCATTACTGGCCGGTTCAATGATGCTTTCGAGTTGTTCCACTATGTTCAATAGTGGTTCCCAAACGATAATCGCTCGCAGTACCGATGGCAGTGAAGGAATAAAAGTAGAGGTGAGTTCATCTACGGGTTCCTATCCGACCAAATTACCGGCGACATTGGCGGCGGAACCCTCCCACTCAGGCGTGAGTATTCGAGTCGTGGATCAATGTTATGATAGTACCATTGTGACCGTTAATCAGAGTATCACCCCCTCGTTTTGGGCGAATTTTTTATGGATCAGTGGTTTTTGGTTGGGGATGGGGGTTGATGCTGTTACCGGAAAACTATGGAAATACGACAACAACGTAGCGGTTCCCGTCAACAAAAAGGCAGAGTGTGAAAATAACACTAAAGCAAGTTG contains:
- a CDS encoding glutathione S-transferase gives rise to the protein MSNTLIAISYSPWSEKARWALDHHNIRYKEREYVPMLGEVMLRTIRKNLTGKATVPVLITNGKVLTDSFDIAKHSEWYGSGTSLFPQGGEQAMLNWNQKSETALAAGRALVTHAMLNNTKALRESLPRSIPKVIHPLMEPVALMGASFIVKKYGLNSRSLPHYEEEIRNVLRALREALKQTEMYLLDYFSYADIAMAVVLQMVSPVNTRYITLGPETQECWTNSVLSQEFSDLIHWRDELYRRHRPVKNL
- a CDS encoding ankyrin repeat domain-containing protein, giving the protein MLLENACVYGKGPGDQTIDKTGTTRLMAAAYGNNPTLVNQYIKAGAKLDLQDKDGWTALMYAAQEGHAEMVKLLLDKGADAKIKTKQGFTALDIARNRQHQSIIDLLSPPPVVAAPSTPVSPQTSLAQPMEFPQTTEAPCIPEEIERLRQSGMKITQIARHCGFTPDSSRSAADAVRGTPVASTETFSTPVTNPSKTASTETFSTPVTSPLENEAVPDEPRPSSRVTSTYSRHRLSVGLGLVKGGYEDANISSPGWFDASGTGWAMELLNYEYFFNPHWNVGIQWAKSFTVFQSFGSYSIEFSESIRAVSLGYGWYQGRMLINPRFVFGLGTSSLRIKNSGGSTLAKYEGDAALNGIELPVYFEGNSVLHTGLEIGLYESGTNFESGNTTGKARVRLAVLFLIGAHF